One window of Nicotiana tomentosiformis chromosome 11, ASM39032v3, whole genome shotgun sequence genomic DNA carries:
- the LOC104108193 gene encoding probable LRR receptor-like serine/threonine-protein kinase At1g56140 yields the protein MPRLSYVEVISPLPSRRVLQNSASKQPYSGLFFFLGSLVILIILVVLILILCKFFKQGKLRALISRTAKPPGTSDALSVHLRTISYFNFHTLKKATKNFHSNNLLGSGGFGPVYLGKLGDGQLIAVKKLSVDKSQQGEREFLAEVRLITSIQHKNLVRLLGCCSDGAQRLLVYEYMKNRSLDQILYGKSNIFLNWKTRHQIILGIARGLQYLHEDSHIRIVHRDIKASNILLDDKFQPRIGDFGLARFFPEDQAYLSTAFAGTLGYTAPEYAIRGELTEKADIYSFGVLVLEIISCRKNTDLSLPSEMQYLPEYAWKLYERSRLIDLVDPKMREDGIGEKDVMQTIYVAFLCLEPHANLRPPMSEIVAMLIHKVAVVETPTRPAFLDRKRRKDNKLSWDIITDGFPSPLQSDSPSK from the exons ATGCCCCGTTTATCATATGTTGAAG TTATATCTCCATTACCATCAAGACGTGTGTTGCAGAACTCTGCATCTAAGCAGCCTTACTCGGGCTTGTTCTTTTTTCTTGGAAGCCTCGTTATTCTTATTATCCTGGTTGTTCTCATACTCATCCTATGCAAGTTTTTCAAACAAGGAAAACTGCGAGCTTTGATTAGTCGCACAGCTAAGCCTCCAG GCACGAGTGATGCCCTTAGTGTACATCTTCGTACAATAAGCTACTTTAACTTCCATACGTTGAAGAAGGCCACGAAGAATTTTCATTCAAATAACCTACTTGGAAGTGGTGGATTTGGTCCAGTTTACTTG GGGAAGCTAGGAGATGGACAGTTGATTGCTGTCAAGAAGCTGTCTGTTGACAAATCACAGCAAGGGGAACGGGAGTTCCTTGCAGAGGTGCGACTGATAACAAGCATACAACACAAGAATTTGGTCCGCCTTCTCGGCTGTTGCTCAGATGGGGCTCAGAGGCTGCTCGTGTATGAATATATGAAGAATAGGAGCTTGGACCAAATATTATATG GAAAGAGTAATATATTCCTTAACTGGAAAACTCGGCACCAGATAATTTTAGGGATCGCAAGAGGACTACAGTATCTTCATGAGGATTCACACATTAGAATTGTCCACAGAGACATCAAAGCCAGCAATATTCTGCTGGATGACAAATTCCAACCAAGAATTGGAGATTTTGGCCTAGCGAGGTTTTTCCCTGAAGATCAAGCATATCTCAGCACTGCATTTGCTGGAACCTT AGGTTATACAGCTCCTGAATATGCCATTAGAGGAGAATTGACTGAAAAGGCTGATATATACAGTTTTGGTGTTCTTGTGCTAGAAATTATCAGTTGCCGGAAGAATACAGATCTTTCTTTGCCTTCAGAAATGCAATATCTCCCCGAATAT GCATGGAAGCTATACGAAAGGTCAAGATTAATTGATCTAGTTGATCCGAAGATGCGGGAAGATGGCATTGGGGAAAAGGATGTCATGCAAACAATATATGTGGCTTTCTTATGTCTTGAGCCGCATGCAAATTTAAGACCACCAATGTCTGAGATTGTTGCAATGTTGATACACAAGGTTGCAGTAGTTGAAACACCAACTAGACCAGCTTTCTTAGATCGAAAGAGAAGGAAGGACAATAAGCTTTCTTGGGATATTATAACAGATGGTTTTCCTTCTCCTCTGCAGAGTGATTCACCATCAAAGTAA